In the genome of Nocardia sp. NBC_00416, one region contains:
- a CDS encoding YbaB/EbfC family nucleoid-associated protein, with amino-acid sequence MPNERTKSEFAELLESAQEQVRVISRIQQQRAELTASAQARGKKVTVTVNADNTVIDVEFTDSIAELSYAEIARAVIEAAQKASAEITRKTSELMTPIETQRARMPKLTDLLEQLSIDATGLHIPQPVDAAAAASKSVRGHRVFDGSAVPESSYDEAPRGRRGSIIDTNR; translated from the coding sequence ATGCCGAACGAACGAACGAAATCCGAGTTCGCCGAGCTGCTCGAGAGTGCGCAGGAGCAGGTTCGCGTCATTTCCCGGATCCAGCAGCAGCGAGCGGAACTCACCGCCAGTGCCCAGGCCCGCGGTAAGAAGGTCACCGTCACGGTCAATGCCGACAACACGGTGATCGACGTCGAATTCACCGACAGTATCGCGGAACTGAGCTACGCCGAGATCGCGCGGGCGGTGATCGAGGCGGCCCAGAAGGCATCCGCGGAGATCACCCGAAAGACTTCGGAGCTCATGACACCGATCGAGACGCAGCGGGCGCGGATGCCCAAGCTGACCGATCTGCTGGAGCAGTTGTCGATCGACGCAACCGGGCTGCATATTCCACAGCCGGTCGACGCTGCGGCCGCCGCATCGAAATCCGTTCGAGGACACCGGGTCTTCGACGGCAGTGCCGTGCCGGAGTCATCGTATGACGAGGCTCCGCGGGGTCGCCGCGGCTCGATTATTGATACCAACCGGTGA
- a CDS encoding protein kinase domain-containing protein: MVLRAGDEFAGFVIERVLGAGGMGVVYLAQHPRLESRVALKVLNESLAANPKASAKFDREAELAARLDHPNIVPIYDRSAPGEPWLWLSLPRAGTVPGRFPSSGSVAAVPSSARVTKPPTCITPRP, encoded by the coding sequence GTGGTTTTACGAGCGGGAGACGAGTTCGCGGGGTTCGTCATCGAGCGAGTTCTCGGCGCCGGGGGGATGGGTGTGGTGTATCTGGCCCAGCATCCGCGCCTGGAGAGCCGGGTCGCGCTGAAGGTTCTCAACGAATCCCTAGCCGCGAATCCGAAGGCCTCCGCCAAGTTCGATCGCGAAGCGGAACTGGCGGCACGCCTGGATCATCCCAACATCGTGCCCATCTACGATCGAAGTGCGCCTGGCGAGCCCTGGCTGTGGCTTTCTCTACCTCGCGCCGGAACGGTTCCTGGGCGATTTCCGAGCTCCGGTTCGGTCGCCGCTGTACCCTCATCGGCCCGCGTCACGAAACCACCGACCTGCATCACGCCGAGACCGTAA
- a CDS encoding GntR family transcriptional regulator, with protein sequence MTGTRHGRQGRVPVYRRVEGELLRRIRAGDLVPGQRLPTEPALAAEWGVNRLTIRQAIGELARAGLVVVRQGSGTYVAEPPRVVELGLPPMPSTDADAGSTAAIAEYVQQDQTETLVDLTERDTDRDAAEALGAAGPFVRIDTLVRTGDQPFLVSSYWLEARRFPGLTALVTERVALFQILREHHDLRLRHHWRSLTATVANGADAALLEVPPGSPVMLRDGVNVDDDLIPTMYLRRRLRGDRIRFTMRYDSANPLDAHD encoded by the coding sequence ATGACCGGTACCCGCCACGGTAGGCAGGGCAGAGTCCCTGTCTACCGCCGGGTGGAAGGCGAACTGCTGCGCCGGATCCGCGCCGGCGACCTCGTCCCTGGTCAGCGACTTCCGACCGAACCCGCACTCGCCGCGGAATGGGGAGTCAACCGCCTCACCATCAGGCAGGCAATCGGCGAACTCGCCCGCGCGGGGCTCGTCGTCGTCCGGCAAGGATCGGGGACCTACGTCGCCGAACCCCCACGAGTCGTCGAGCTCGGCCTGCCACCGATGCCGTCCACGGACGCCGACGCGGGCAGCACCGCGGCGATCGCCGAGTACGTTCAGCAGGATCAGACCGAGACTCTGGTCGACCTCACCGAGCGGGATACCGATCGTGACGCCGCCGAAGCCCTCGGCGCCGCAGGGCCTTTCGTCCGGATCGATACCCTGGTCCGGACAGGCGACCAGCCGTTCCTGGTGTCCAGCTACTGGCTCGAGGCCCGCCGCTTCCCGGGCCTCACCGCACTGGTCACCGAGCGGGTCGCGTTGTTCCAGATCCTGCGGGAACACCACGATCTCCGGCTCCGGCATCATTGGCGGTCCCTCACCGCGACCGTCGCGAACGGGGCGGACGCCGCGCTGCTCGAGGTGCCCCCGGGAAGCCCGGTGATGCTGCGCGACGGCGTCAACGTGGACGACGATCTCATCCCCACCATGTACCTGCGCCGCCGCCTACGCGGTGACCGGATCCGGTTCACGATGCGATACGACAGCGCCAACCCACTGGATGCCCACGACTGA
- a CDS encoding carbohydrate ABC transporter permease: MTTDTTTRTATTTASTRTRRLDAVGGHLVLGAITVFSLVPIVWMYVTALRPRDDVLGQSVLPTGISLDNLRAAADLLPLGGLIGNTAFMAVGVAACQLFTALLAAYAFGRWHFRGERVLFLIFVATWLVPFQVTMLPNYILLSNLGWLNTLTGVIVPQITAPFAVLLLRQHMRSFPRELLDAARMDGRSHWNTLWTVVVPSLRGPLAALAILLFVTAWNEYFWPLLVLSDPASVVQIGLRSLITEAGTDYGAMMAAAGALCLPILAVYLLLQRQVVNAFVRSGLK, translated from the coding sequence ATGACGACTGATACGACCACCCGGACCGCCACCACTACGGCCTCGACCCGCACCCGGCGACTCGACGCGGTCGGCGGTCACCTCGTCCTGGGCGCGATCACCGTGTTCAGCCTCGTGCCGATCGTCTGGATGTACGTCACCGCACTGCGTCCGCGCGACGACGTGCTGGGACAGTCCGTGCTGCCCACCGGGATCAGCCTGGACAATCTGCGGGCAGCCGCCGACCTGCTGCCGCTCGGCGGCTTGATCGGCAATACCGCGTTCATGGCGGTCGGGGTCGCGGCCTGCCAGTTGTTCACCGCCCTGCTCGCCGCGTATGCCTTCGGGCGCTGGCACTTTCGCGGCGAGCGGGTGCTGTTCCTGATCTTCGTGGCGACTTGGCTGGTCCCCTTCCAGGTCACGATGCTGCCGAATTACATACTGCTGTCGAACCTGGGCTGGCTGAACACCCTCACCGGTGTGATCGTTCCGCAGATCACCGCGCCGTTCGCGGTGTTGTTGCTGCGCCAGCACATGCGCTCGTTCCCGCGCGAATTGCTCGATGCCGCCCGCATGGACGGTCGCTCCCACTGGAACACGCTGTGGACCGTCGTCGTGCCCTCGCTGCGCGGCCCGCTCGCGGCACTGGCCATTCTGCTGTTCGTCACGGCGTGGAACGAGTACTTCTGGCCGTTGCTCGTCCTGTCCGATCCAGCGTCGGTCGTGCAGATAGGCCTGCGCAGCCTGATCACCGAGGCCGGCACCGACTATGGTGCGATGATGGCCGCCGCCGGGGCACTGTGCCTGCCCATCCTCGCCGTCTACCTGCTGCTGCAACGACAGGTCGTGAATGCTTTCGTCCGTTCCGGGCTGAAATGA
- a CDS encoding carbohydrate ABC transporter permease, with product MTALLDRPAPIPGRFVEPAAPVSRSSPRPVARRPLSRRLAAAAAPYLYLVPALAGLMVWVYSPLVQTIQLSFYDWNLVPTSPARPAGWSNYAEAFDLPQLGRATLNTLLYLLALLPFTIVIPVVVVLLSHRVHGRARAFYRTAIFAPYLIAPIVTAIVWRWLLDPNGGLVNQVLGMFGVAPISFLRDPKWAMWSIVVIVGWQLLGFAVLVVSAGLSGISDDYAAAARTDGATERQITRRITLPLLSPTLLFMATLTILSAAQLMFPMIQTLTQGGPGDSTTNLYYLLYDTAFGSFDVGLASAASVLFFLGFGLLAWGAVWLMDRWSFHDD from the coding sequence ATGACCGCCCTGCTCGACCGGCCGGCCCCGATACCCGGCCGCTTCGTGGAACCGGCCGCACCGGTGTCCCGCAGCAGCCCGCGGCCGGTGGCCCGCCGGCCGCTGTCGCGCCGGCTCGCGGCCGCCGCGGCGCCCTACCTGTATCTGGTGCCGGCCCTGGCCGGGCTGATGGTCTGGGTGTACTCGCCGCTCGTCCAGACCATCCAGCTGTCGTTCTATGACTGGAACCTGGTGCCCACCTCACCGGCCCGCCCGGCGGGCTGGTCGAACTACGCCGAGGCGTTCGACCTCCCGCAGTTGGGCCGGGCCACCTTGAACACACTGTTGTACCTACTGGCGTTGCTGCCCTTCACCATCGTGATCCCGGTGGTGGTCGTGCTCCTGTCGCACCGTGTGCACGGCCGGGCCCGGGCCTTCTACCGGACCGCGATCTTCGCGCCGTACCTCATCGCCCCGATCGTCACGGCAATAGTGTGGCGCTGGCTGCTCGACCCGAACGGCGGGCTGGTCAACCAGGTACTCGGGATGTTCGGTGTCGCACCGATCTCGTTCCTGCGCGACCCGAAATGGGCCATGTGGTCGATCGTGGTGATCGTCGGCTGGCAACTGCTCGGCTTCGCCGTACTCGTGGTCTCGGCGGGCTTGTCCGGTATCTCCGACGACTATGCCGCCGCGGCCCGTACCGACGGAGCCACCGAACGTCAGATCACCCGTCGGATCACCTTGCCCCTGCTGTCGCCGACGCTGCTGTTCATGGCCACCCTGACCATCCTCTCCGCCGCGCAGCTGATGTTCCCGATGATCCAGACCCTCACCCAGGGTGGGCCCGGCGACTCCACCACCAACCTCTACTACCTCCTCTACGACACCGCATTCGGCTCGTTCGACGTCGGGCTCGCCTCCGCCGCCAGCGTGCTGTTCTTCCTCGGCTTCGGGCTACTGGCCTGGGGCGCGGTGTGGCTGATGGACCGCTGGAGCTTCCATGACGACTGA
- a CDS encoding ABC transporter substrate-binding protein, giving the protein MKYFRVLPLLAVALAAALPGCATIPTTTGAGTDAATAIIPELAPDQQVSIRWESYNLASAGIFGDTTRGLVAEFERLHPNIHVDAVPPQGSANEIAQSVQRQVIAGNPPDVGQLTFADLRYTASDLGAQPLDTLVGRDEVQKLLTDGPHPYAPRAAVLGDVDGTTYGIPYVFSTPMLFINADLFRKAGLDPADPPQTWDEVAAAAAAIAKVPGTSGGAYLGCLDAASGGDWCLTGIVRSAGGRLLSEDGKKISWADPASVAAFDGMRRIAQAGPNALPNLSGSDAQDAFLRGNLGMLLTSAALQNAILQSAAGKWQAAAAPMPGFGSTPAVPTNSGSALFVLTRDPAKQRAAWELIKFLTSAESETTITSNIGYVPLRASLIDDPAYLQSFADEHPGFVRPNVAQLDRLEPWVSYPGPNYQQIRTLLSKATEEIVFRGADPQTTLSAAQTSAQALMPK; this is encoded by the coding sequence ATGAAGTACTTTCGCGTCCTGCCCCTGCTGGCGGTGGCGCTCGCCGCGGCTCTTCCCGGCTGCGCCACCATCCCCACAACCACCGGCGCGGGAACCGACGCAGCCACCGCGATAATCCCCGAGCTGGCCCCCGACCAGCAGGTATCGATCCGCTGGGAGAGCTACAACCTCGCCAGCGCCGGCATCTTCGGCGACACCACGCGGGGTCTGGTCGCCGAATTCGAGCGCCTGCACCCGAATATTCACGTCGACGCGGTGCCGCCCCAGGGCTCGGCGAACGAGATCGCGCAGAGTGTGCAGCGCCAGGTCATCGCCGGCAATCCGCCGGACGTCGGTCAGTTGACCTTCGCCGACCTCCGCTACACCGCCAGTGATCTCGGCGCTCAGCCGCTCGACACCCTCGTCGGCCGCGACGAGGTGCAGAAACTGCTCACCGACGGGCCGCACCCCTACGCTCCCCGGGCCGCGGTGCTCGGCGACGTCGACGGCACGACCTACGGCATCCCCTATGTCTTCTCCACTCCGATGTTGTTCATCAACGCCGACCTGTTCCGCAAAGCGGGACTCGATCCGGCCGACCCGCCGCAGACCTGGGACGAGGTCGCCGCAGCCGCCGCGGCCATCGCCAAGGTGCCCGGCACGAGCGGTGGGGCCTACCTCGGCTGTCTCGACGCGGCATCGGGCGGCGACTGGTGCCTGACCGGTATCGTCCGTTCCGCCGGCGGCCGACTGCTGTCCGAGGACGGGAAGAAGATCTCCTGGGCCGATCCCGCCTCGGTCGCGGCTTTCGACGGTATGCGACGCATCGCCCAGGCCGGTCCCAACGCGCTGCCGAATCTCAGCGGCTCCGACGCCCAGGACGCCTTCCTGCGCGGCAACCTCGGCATGTTGCTGACTTCGGCCGCGCTGCAAAACGCGATTCTCCAGTCCGCCGCGGGCAAATGGCAGGCGGCCGCCGCGCCCATGCCGGGCTTCGGCAGCACGCCGGCCGTACCCACCAACTCCGGGTCGGCGTTGTTCGTCCTGACGCGCGACCCGGCGAAGCAGCGTGCCGCGTGGGAACTGATCAAGTTTCTGACCAGCGCCGAGAGCGAGACCACGATCACTTCGAACATCGGATACGTACCCTTGCGCGCCTCGCTGATCGACGACCCCGCCTACCTCCAGTCCTTCGCCGACGAACACCCGGGCTTCGTCCGGCCCAATGTCGCACAACTCGACCGGCTCGAACCCTGGGTTTCCTACCCAGGACCGAACTACCAGCAGATCCGCACCCTGCTGAGCAAGGCCACCGAGGAGATCGTTTTCCGCGGCGCCGACCCGCAGACGACCTTGTCCGCCGCGCAGACCAGCGCCCAAGCCCTCATGCCGAAATGA
- a CDS encoding ABC transporter ATP-binding protein: MATLELDGIVRRFGDTTAVADVTLATERNEFLVLLGPSGCGKTTLLRMIAGLLPPSAGRILVDGRDVTTLPPRERDLAMVFQNYALYPHLTVERNLGFGLSVRKTGKQEIRRRVDEVAELLDLGHLLRRRPKELSGGQRQRVALGRAMVREPMAFLMDEPLSNLDAKLRASTRTRLISLHRRLDTTFVYVTHDQVDAMTMATKVAVLNEGRIEQFGTPVEIYDEPASAFVAGFMGAPPMNLLPVELGVGFDDRLVLRAPGLEVELPYRAGADPGVREVLLGVRPEHLVPVSADHAGPVLRGRVDIVENLGNEEIAQIEIGDLRVSVRGARPIHLAPGDVTTLAVRPEYVHLFARQSGRRLTWEPERAPALVS, translated from the coding sequence ATGGCCACCCTCGAACTCGACGGGATCGTACGTCGTTTCGGCGACACCACCGCGGTCGCCGATGTCACGCTGGCCACCGAACGCAACGAGTTCCTCGTGCTGCTCGGTCCCAGCGGCTGCGGCAAGACGACCCTGCTGCGCATGATCGCCGGGCTGCTCCCGCCCAGTGCGGGCCGCATCCTGGTCGACGGGCGGGATGTCACCACCCTGCCGCCGCGGGAGCGCGACCTGGCGATGGTATTCCAGAACTACGCCCTCTACCCGCACCTGACCGTCGAGCGGAATCTCGGCTTCGGGCTGAGCGTGCGCAAAACCGGCAAACAGGAGATCCGCCGGCGCGTCGACGAGGTGGCGGAATTGCTCGACCTCGGCCACCTGCTGCGCCGGCGGCCGAAGGAACTCTCCGGCGGGCAGCGCCAGCGGGTGGCGTTGGGGCGTGCGATGGTGCGTGAGCCGATGGCCTTCCTCATGGACGAGCCGCTGTCCAACCTCGACGCGAAGCTGCGGGCGAGCACCCGGACCCGGCTCATCTCACTGCACCGCAGGCTGGACACCACCTTCGTCTACGTCACCCACGACCAGGTCGACGCGATGACGATGGCGACCAAGGTCGCGGTGCTGAACGAGGGCCGGATCGAACAGTTCGGCACCCCGGTTGAGATCTACGACGAACCCGCTTCGGCGTTCGTCGCCGGGTTCATGGGCGCGCCACCCATGAACCTGCTGCCGGTCGAACTCGGCGTGGGGTTCGACGACCGGCTCGTGTTGCGGGCGCCCGGCCTCGAGGTCGAGCTGCCGTATCGCGCCGGCGCCGATCCCGGTGTCCGCGAGGTGCTTCTGGGTGTGCGCCCCGAGCACCTCGTCCCGGTGTCCGCCGACCATGCCGGGCCCGTCCTGCGGGGGCGGGTCGACATCGTCGAGAACCTCGGCAACGAGGAGATCGCGCAAATCGAGATCGGGGACCTGCGGGTGAGTGTCCGCGGCGCCAGGCCGATCCACCTCGCACCCGGAGACGTCACCACCCTGGCGGTGCGTCCCGAGTACGTCCACCTCTTCGCGCGGCAGAGCGGCCGGCGTCTCACCTGGGAGCCCGAACGGGCCCCCGCTCTCGTTTCCTGA
- a CDS encoding metallophosphoesterase family protein: MKIVQISDTHLTASGGPTADAFRLLARHLDEEVRPDLVVHSGDIQVLDPDDAADRAHSRELLDLISAPLLVVPGNHDVGMPGLDAWAGISVTGERVAAHESAFGPGQWRHDADEAILLGINSELLGSGLQREADQWRWLEQTLGDLPAGRPVLLFLHKPLWAVTDEPVDHQVDVGPVARDRLLGLLERIDLRAVGCGHLHRYRQVRRDRAIEVWAPATAFLAPGGDDLPEGRQELGYVEYTVADGAVTAEFRLVPGMPQLTTDDVPEIAQAIEAMTAAV; the protein is encoded by the coding sequence ATGAAGATCGTGCAGATTTCCGACACCCACCTCACCGCGTCCGGTGGTCCCACCGCGGACGCGTTCCGGCTCCTCGCCCGGCATCTCGACGAGGAGGTCCGCCCCGATCTGGTCGTGCACTCCGGTGACATCCAGGTCCTCGACCCGGACGACGCCGCCGACCGCGCCCACTCCCGTGAGCTGCTCGACCTGATCAGCGCGCCGCTGCTGGTGGTCCCGGGCAACCACGACGTCGGCATGCCCGGTCTCGATGCCTGGGCAGGCATTTCGGTGACCGGCGAGCGGGTGGCCGCGCACGAGTCCGCGTTCGGTCCCGGCCAGTGGCGCCATGATGCCGACGAGGCGATCCTGCTCGGGATCAACAGCGAGCTGCTGGGGTCCGGGCTGCAGCGCGAGGCGGACCAGTGGCGCTGGCTCGAGCAGACCCTCGGGGATCTGCCCGCGGGCCGCCCGGTGCTGCTGTTCCTGCACAAGCCGCTGTGGGCGGTCACCGACGAACCGGTGGACCACCAGGTCGACGTCGGGCCCGTCGCGCGCGATCGGCTGCTCGGCCTGCTGGAGCGGATCGATCTGCGCGCCGTCGGCTGCGGACACCTGCACCGCTACCGCCAGGTGCGGCGGGACCGGGCGATCGAGGTGTGGGCACCGGCCACCGCCTTCCTCGCCCCCGGCGGGGACGACCTTCCCGAAGGAAGGCAGGAGCTGGGCTACGTCGAGTACACCGTCGCCGACGGTGCGGTCACCGCCGAGTTCCGGCTGGTGCCGGGGATGCCGCAGCTCACCACCGACGACGTTCCCGAGATCGCCCAGGCGATCGAGGCCATGACGGCCGCGGTCTGA
- a CDS encoding tyrosine-protein phosphatase, with translation MTTSAPLRRLPIGNTYNLRDIGDYEVADGVRTRWGRLFRSDATRFTDGADLAGLGLRTVIDLRDDAEVTALPTGLDALVPNVLRRPLDPRPLLSEALEGSPDPLGALYVALLRERGPRIAAIVGELTRPDALPALVHCAAGKDRTGVVIALVLSAIGVSDEDVAADYALTADYLTADFFAAIPAESGAADPADEALRGARPESITALLRVLDAEHGGARAYLTGHGVPDEAIDHLRTALTH, from the coding sequence GTGACCACATCAGCCCCGCTCCGGCGGCTACCCATCGGCAACACCTACAACCTGCGCGACATCGGTGATTACGAGGTGGCGGACGGTGTACGAACCAGATGGGGCCGTCTCTTCCGTTCGGACGCAACACGGTTCACCGACGGCGCCGACCTCGCCGGTCTGGGCCTGCGGACCGTGATCGACCTGCGCGACGACGCGGAGGTGACGGCCCTGCCCACCGGTCTCGACGCGCTCGTTCCGAATGTGCTGCGCCGGCCGCTGGACCCCCGCCCGCTGCTGTCCGAGGCGCTCGAAGGTTCACCGGACCCGCTCGGTGCCCTTTACGTGGCGTTGTTGCGCGAGCGCGGCCCCCGGATCGCGGCGATCGTCGGCGAGCTGACGCGGCCGGATGCGCTGCCGGCTCTTGTCCATTGCGCCGCGGGTAAAGACCGCACAGGCGTGGTGATCGCTCTCGTGCTCTCCGCGATCGGAGTGTCCGACGAGGATGTCGCCGCGGACTACGCGCTCACCGCCGACTATCTCACCGCCGACTTCTTCGCCGCGATCCCGGCGGAGTCCGGCGCCGCGGACCCCGCCGACGAGGCGTTGCGCGGCGCCCGCCCCGAGTCCATTACCGCGTTGCTGCGTGTTCTCGACGCGGAACACGGTGGCGCCCGCGCCTACCTCACCGGCCACGGCGTGCCGGACGAGGCCATCGACCATCTCCGTACGGCCCTGACCCACTGA
- a CDS encoding GNAT family N-acetyltransferase: MSPLADFSVKPVLSGPQVTLRPFIDEDLDAVRAALRDPEVRRLTGSVHDETAELAPEDPAEIEGLREWYRSRNSRRDRLDLAVTDNADGRCVGEAVLNQWDRHNHSCNFRILLGPAGLGRGLGTETTRLIVGYGFERLGLHRISLEVYAFNPRARRVYEKVGFRAEGVLRESLRYRDAWIDATVMSILAHEWSEDRGHPDLAAGETAGHSSRADCPSSVDMPGC; the protein is encoded by the coding sequence ATGTCCCCGCTCGCGGATTTTTCTGTCAAACCCGTCCTCTCGGGCCCACAGGTGACGTTGCGACCCTTCATCGACGAGGATCTCGACGCCGTACGTGCGGCGCTGCGCGATCCGGAGGTCCGCAGACTCACCGGCAGCGTCCACGACGAGACGGCCGAACTCGCGCCCGAAGACCCGGCCGAGATCGAGGGATTGCGCGAGTGGTACCGGAGCCGCAATTCTCGAAGGGATCGGCTCGACCTCGCGGTAACCGACAACGCCGACGGCCGGTGTGTGGGGGAGGCAGTACTGAATCAGTGGGACCGCCACAACCACAGCTGCAATTTCCGTATTCTGCTCGGCCCCGCCGGACTGGGTCGCGGGCTGGGTACCGAGACCACGCGCCTGATCGTCGGTTACGGCTTCGAACGGCTCGGCCTGCACCGGATCTCGCTGGAGGTGTATGCCTTCAATCCCCGCGCCCGCCGTGTCTACGAGAAGGTGGGCTTCCGCGCCGAAGGGGTCCTCCGTGAATCACTGCGCTATCGAGACGCGTGGATCGACGCCACCGTGATGTCGATCCTCGCGCACGAATGGTCCGAAGACCGCGGGCACCCGGACCTCGCGGCGGGCGAAACGGCTGGACACAGTTCACGCGCTGATTGCCCGAGCTCCGTGGACATGCCAGGCTGTTGA
- a CDS encoding ATP-dependent DNA ligase, with amino-acid sequence MLFAEVAAASADVASASARLAKTDRLAALLSRVAAHGDARLVAVTASWLSGELPQRQIGVGWAALRSLPPPAATQTLTVADVDARFTRIGEVSGKGSRAVRAELVLELFGSASDIEQTFLRRLLSGELRQGALAGVLSDAVAQASGIPATEVRRAAMLAGALPTVAAAALTAGRPALAEFRLRAGRPVGPMLAHTATGVAQALDRLGGTAVLETKLDGARVQIHRAGSTVSVYTRSLDDVTGRLPEVVAATLALPATDLIADAEAIALRPDGRPHRFQVTAARFGRKHPGDLEPLSVFFFDLLHLDGRDLLDLPTRDRLAALDALVPGAQRVDRLVTADTAAAQQFLDRTLAAGHEGVMAKSPSAPYEAGRRGAGWLKVKPVHTLDLVVLAVERGSGRRTGTLSNIHLGARDPATGGFVMLGKTFKGMTDAMLEWQTRRFTELADGPADGYVVRLRPEQVVEIAFDGVQGSTRYPGGLALRFARVVRYRDDKSPAEADTVDTVRELYERGG; translated from the coding sequence GTGCTGTTCGCCGAGGTGGCCGCCGCGTCCGCAGATGTCGCGTCGGCGTCGGCCCGGCTGGCCAAGACCGATCGTCTCGCCGCATTGCTGAGCCGCGTCGCAGCACACGGCGACGCGCGACTGGTCGCGGTCACCGCGTCCTGGCTTTCCGGTGAATTGCCGCAACGTCAGATCGGCGTGGGCTGGGCGGCGCTGCGGTCGCTGCCGCCGCCCGCGGCGACGCAGACGCTCACGGTCGCCGATGTCGACGCGCGGTTCACTCGGATCGGCGAGGTGTCCGGGAAAGGATCCCGCGCCGTGCGCGCCGAGCTGGTGCTCGAGCTGTTCGGCAGCGCATCCGATATCGAGCAGACGTTTCTGCGCCGGTTGCTCAGCGGTGAGTTGCGCCAGGGCGCGCTGGCGGGAGTGCTGTCCGACGCGGTTGCACAAGCCTCGGGCATACCCGCCACCGAGGTTCGGCGCGCGGCGATGCTGGCCGGCGCCCTGCCCACCGTCGCGGCCGCGGCGCTCACCGCGGGACGGCCGGCGCTGGCGGAGTTCCGGTTGCGCGCGGGGCGGCCGGTCGGGCCGATGCTCGCGCACACCGCGACCGGGGTGGCCCAGGCACTGGATCGACTCGGCGGCACAGCCGTGCTCGAAACCAAGTTGGACGGGGCGCGGGTGCAGATCCACCGCGCCGGATCGACCGTCTCGGTCTATACCCGCAGTCTCGACGATGTCACCGGCCGGCTCCCTGAGGTCGTAGCGGCCACACTCGCTCTTCCCGCTACCGATCTGATAGCGGATGCCGAAGCCATCGCATTGCGACCCGATGGACGGCCACATCGCTTCCAGGTCACGGCCGCCCGGTTCGGCCGCAAGCATCCCGGCGATCTGGAACCGCTGTCGGTGTTCTTCTTCGACCTGCTTCATCTCGACGGCAGAGACCTCCTCGATCTGCCCACCCGGGACCGGCTCGCCGCACTCGACGCGCTCGTCCCCGGCGCCCAGCGTGTCGACCGCCTGGTGACCGCTGACACCGCTGCGGCACAACAGTTCCTGGACCGCACGCTGGCCGCCGGACACGAAGGCGTGATGGCGAAGTCGCCGTCGGCACCGTACGAGGCCGGTCGCCGCGGCGCCGGCTGGCTCAAGGTCAAACCCGTGCACACCTTGGACCTGGTCGTCCTCGCCGTCGAACGGGGTTCCGGCCGGCGCACCGGCACCCTGTCCAACATCCACCTGGGCGCTCGTGATCCGGCGACCGGCGGGTTCGTGATGCTGGGTAAGACGTTCAAAGGGATGACCGACGCCATGCTGGAGTGGCAGACCAGACGCTTCACCGAACTCGCCGACGGCCCGGCCGACGGATACGTGGTGAGACTGCGTCCCGAACAGGTCGTCGAGATCGCGTTCGACGGGGTGCAGGGTTCGACCCGCTATCCAGGCGGCCTGGCGCTCCGGTTCGCCCGCGTGGTGCGCTACCGCGACGACAAATCCCCCGCCGAGGCCGATACGGTCGACACCGTTCGCGAACTGTACGAACGGGGCGGGTGA
- a CDS encoding MarR family winged helix-turn-helix transcriptional regulator translates to MDATMWDQVVTLHGMVTQRLAKEMQRRHGIGLSEYQALCRLARADDGELRMQELAELIGLNQSSVSRLAARLESAGLSHRDLCPKDRRGVYTVITEEGRALQQRAEPTYREVLTNALDVASADARVSEFVAKLRT, encoded by the coding sequence ATGGACGCGACGATGTGGGATCAGGTCGTGACGTTGCACGGCATGGTGACCCAGCGACTGGCCAAGGAGATGCAGCGGCGTCACGGCATCGGCTTGTCGGAGTATCAGGCCCTGTGCCGGCTCGCGCGCGCCGACGACGGCGAGTTGCGTATGCAGGAGTTGGCCGAGTTGATCGGCCTCAATCAGAGTTCGGTCAGCCGCCTGGCCGCCCGCCTGGAATCGGCGGGCCTCAGCCATCGCGACCTGTGTCCCAAGGATCGCAGGGGCGTGTACACCGTGATAACCGAGGAGGGGCGTGCCCTGCAGCAAAGGGCTGAACCTACCTACCGGGAAGTGCTGACCAATGCGCTGGACGTGGCGTCCGCGGATGCCCGGGTGAGCGAATTCGTCGCCAAGCTCCGCACCTGA